One Falco cherrug isolate bFalChe1 chromosome 11, bFalChe1.pri, whole genome shotgun sequence DNA window includes the following coding sequences:
- the PIK3CA gene encoding phosphatidylinositol 4,5-bisphosphate 3-kinase catalytic subunit alpha isoform isoform X2, which yields MPPRPSSGELWGIHLMPPRILVECLLPNGMIVTLECLREATLLTIKHELFKEARKYPLYQLLQDESSYIFVSVTQEAEREEFFDETRRLCDLRLFQPFLKVIEPVGNREEKILNREIGFAIGMPVCEFDMVKDPEVQDFRRNILNVCKEAVDLRDANAPHSRALYVCPPNVESSPELPKHIYNKLDKGQIIVVIWVIVSPNNDKQKYTLKINHDYVPEQVIAEAIRKKTRSMLLSSEQLKLCVLEYQGKYILKVCGCDEYLLEKYPLSQYKYIRSCIMLGRMPNLMLMAKESLYTQLPLDTFTMPSYSRRISTATPYMNGEATAKSLWTINSALRIRILCATYVNVNIRDIDKIYVRTGIYHGGEPLCDNVNTQRVPCSNPRWNEWLLYDMYIPDLPRAARLCLSICSVKGRKGAKEEHCPLAWGNINMFDYTDTLVSGKMALNLWAVPHGLEDLLNPIGVTGSNPNKETPCLELEFDWFSNPVKFPDMTVIEDHANWTISRELGFNYSYAGLSNRIARDNELRESDKEQLRAICTRDPLSEITEQEKDFLWSHRHYCVNTPEILPKLLLSVKWNSRDEVAQMYCLVKDWPPIKPEQAMELLDCNYPDPMVRAFAVRCLEKYLTDDKLSQYLIQLVQVLKYEQYLDNQLVRFLLKKALTNQRIGHFFFWHLKSEMHNKTVSQRFGLLLESYCRACGMYLKHLSRQVEAMEKLINLTDILKQEKKDETQKVQMKFLVEQMRRPDFMDALQGFISPLNPAHQLGNLRLEECRIMSSAKRPLWLNWENPDIMSELLFQNNEIIFKNGDDLRQDMLTLQIIRIMENIWQNQGLDLRMLPYGCLSIGDCVGLIEVVRSSHTIMQIQCKGGLKGALQFNSHTLHQWLKDKNKGEMYDAAIDLFTRSCAGYCVATFILGIGDRHNSNIMVKDDGQLFHIDFGHFLDHKKKKFGYKRERVPFVLTQDFLIVISKGAQECTKTREFERFQEMCYKAYLAIRQHANLFINLFSMMLGSGMPELQSFDDIAYIRKTLALDKTEQEALEYFMKQMNDAHHGGWTTKMDWIFHTIKQHALN from the exons ATGCCTCCACGACCATCATCTGGTGAACTATGGGGCATCCACTTGATGCCACCGAGGATCCTTGTTGAGTGTCTTCTCCCAAATGGAATGATAGTGACTCTAGAATGCCTCCGTGAGGCCACCTTACTAACTATTAAACATGAACTCTttaaagaagcaagaaaatatcCCCTCTATCAGCTCCTTCAAGATGAATCTTCTTACATTTTTGTAAGTGTTacacaagaagcagaaagagaagaattttttgATGAAACACGGAGACTTTGTGACCTGCGActatttcagccttttctaaAAGTCATTGAACCAGTAggtaacagagaagaaaagatacTTAATAGAGAAATAG GTTTTGCAATTGGCATGCCTGTCTGTGAATTTGACATGGTTAAGGATCCAGAAGTACAAgacttcagaagaaatattcTCAATGTTTGTAAAGAAGCAGTGGATCTTCGAGATGCTAATGCACCACATAGTAGAGCGTTATATGTCTGTCCTCCAAATGTTGAGTCTTCACCAGAACTACCCAAACACATATACAATAAGCTAGATAAAG GGCAAATTATAGTGGTGATATGGGTAATAGTCTCACCAAACAATGATAAGCAGAAATACACCTTAAAAATCAATCATGACTATGTGCCTGAGCAAGTTATTGCTGAAGCAATTAGGAAGAAAACACGAAGCATGTTGTTGTCATCTGAACAACTGAAACTTTGCGTCTTGGAGTACCAGggcaaatacattttgaaagtgTGTGGCTGTGATGAATACTTGCTAGAAAAATACCCACTGAGCCAGTATAAG TATATAAGAAGCTGTATAATGCTTGGTCGCATGCCCAATCTGATGCTGATGGCTAAGGAAAGCCTGTATACCCAGTTGCCACTGGACACCTTTACAATGCCGTCTTACTCCAGGCGTATCTCTACAGCTACACCCTACATGAATGGAGAAGCTACAGCCAAATCCCTCTGGACTATCAATAGTGCTCTCAGAATAAGAATCCTCTGTGCAACCTATGTAAATGTGAACATTAGAGACATAGACAAG ATCTATGTTAGAACAGGTATCTACCATGGAGGGGAACCTTTGTGTGACAATGTGAATACTCAAAGGGTACCTTGTTCTAATCCCAG GTGGAATGAATGGCTGTTGTATGACATGTACATTCCTGATCTTCCACGTGCTGCTCGGCTCTGCCTTTCCATCTGTTCTGTTAAAGGCCGGAAGGGTGCTAAAGAG GAGCACTGTCCGTTAGCTTGGGGAAATATAAACATGTTTGATTATACAGACACTCTTGTATCTGGGAAAATGGCTTTGAATCTTTGGGCAGTACCTCATGGGCTGGAGGATTTGTTGAATCCTATTGGTGTTACTGGATCAAATCCGAATAAG GAAACTCCATGTTTAGAGCTGGAATTTGATTGGTTTAGCAATCCTGTAAAGTTTCCAGATATGACGGTGATTGAAGACCATGCCAATTGGACTATCTCACGTGAACTGGGGTTTAACTACAGCTACGCGGGGCTG AGTAACAGAATAGCTAGAGATAATGAATTAAGAGAAAGTGACAAGGAGCAGCTGCGAGCCATATGCACGCGAGATCCTTTGTCTGAAATCACTGAGCAAGAGAAGGACTTCCTCTGGAGCCACAg acaCTATTGCGTGAATACTCCGGAAATTCTGCCCAAATTACTTTTGTCTGTTAAATGGAATTCTAGAGATGAAGTGGCCCAG ATGTACTGTTTGGTAAAAGATTGGCCTCCGATCAAGCCAGAGCAAGCGATGGAGCTTTTGGACTGTAATTATCCAGATCCAATGGTGCGAGCTTTTGCAGTTCGGTGTCTAGAGAAGTACTTGACAGATGACAAACTGTCTCAGTACTTAATCCAGCTAGTACAG GTTCTGAAATATGAACAATATTTAGATAATCAGCTTGTGAGATTTTTACTCAAGAAGGCACTGACCAATCAAAGGATAGGACACTTCTTCTTTTGGCATTTAAA GTCTGAAATGCACAATAAAACTGTAAGTCAGAGGTTTGGTTTACTTCTGGAGTCCTATTGTCGAGCATGTGGAATGTACCTAAAGCATCTGAGCAGGCAGGTGGAGGCTATGGAGAAGTTGATTAACCTCACAGACATTctcaagcaggaaaaaaaagatgagaccCAGAAG GTACAGATGAAGTTTCTTGTTGAACAAATGAGACGGCCAGATTTTATGGATGCTTTACAAGGTTTTATCTCTCCTCTTAATCCTGCGCATCAACTGGGAAATCTTCG GCTTGAGGAGTGCAGGATAATGTCATCTGCAAAAAGACCGCTGTGGTTGAACTGGGAAAACCCAGATATTATGTCTGAATTGTTATTTCAGAACAATGAGataatctttaaaaatggaGATG ACTTGCGTCAGGACATGCTGACACTTCAGATAATTAGAATTATGGAAAACATCTGGCAAAATCAGGGTCTTGATCTAAG GATGTTGCCTTATGGTTGTTTGTCTATTGGTGACTGTGTGGGGCTCATTGAGGTAGTGAGGAGCTCTCATACCATCATGCAGATTCAGTGTAAAGGAGGTTTGAAAGGAGCATTGCAGTTCAACAGCCATACATTGCATCAGTGGCTCAAGGACAAGAACAAAGGAGAAAT GTATGATGCAGCTATTGACTTGTTTACACGTTCTTGTGCCGGCTACTGTGTTGCTACCTTTATTCTGGGCATTGGTGATCGCCACAATAGTAACATCATGGTAAAAGATGATGGACAA CTGTTTCACATTGACTTTGGGCACTTCCTTGATcacaagaagaagaaatttgGTTATAAGAGAGAGCGTGTGCCATTTGTCTTAACACAGGACTTTTTAATAGTGATTAGTAAAGGAGCCCAAGAATGTACTAAAACAAGGGAGTTTGAAAG GTTTCAGGAGATGTGTTATAAGGCTTACCTAGCAATTCGGCAGCATGCCAATCTCTTCATAAATCTTTTCTCCATGATGCTTGGCTCAGGAATGCCAGAACTGCAGTCCTTTGATGATATTGCATACATTAGAAAGACCCTTGCATTGGACAAAACGGAGCAGGAAGCTCTTGAGTATTTCATGAAGCAAATGAATGATGCTCACCATGGTGGCTGGACAACAAAAATGGACTGGATCTTCCACACAATAAAGCAACATGCtttgaactga
- the PIK3CA gene encoding phosphatidylinositol 4,5-bisphosphate 3-kinase catalytic subunit alpha isoform isoform X1, with protein sequence MPPRPSSGELWGIHLMPPRILVECLLPNGMIVTLECLREATLLTIKHELFKEARKYPLYQLLQDESSYIFVSVTQEAEREEFFDETRRLCDLRLFQPFLKVIEPVGNREEKILNREIGFAIGMPVCEFDMVKDPEVQDFRRNILNVCKEAVDLRDANAPHSRALYVCPPNVESSPELPKHIYNKLDKGQIIVVIWVIVSPNNDKQKYTLKINHDYVPEQVIAEAIRKKTRSMLLSSEQLKLCVLEYQGKYILKVCGCDEYLLEKYPLSQYKYIRSCIMLGRMPNLMLMAKESLYTQLPLDTFTMPSYSRRISTATPYMNGEATAKSLWTINSALRIRILCATYVNVNIRDIDKIYVRTGIYHGGEPLCDNVNTQRVPCSNPRWNEWLLYDMYIPDLPRAARLCLSICSVKGRKGAKEEHCPLAWGNINMFDYTDTLVSGKMALNLWAVPHGLEDLLNPIGVTGSNPNKETPCLELEFDWFSNPVKFPDMTVIEDHANWTISRELGFNYSYAGLSNRIARDNELRESDKEQLRAICTRDPLSEITEQEKDFLWSHRHYCVNTPEILPKLLLSVKWNSRDEVAQTSCPQMYCLVKDWPPIKPEQAMELLDCNYPDPMVRAFAVRCLEKYLTDDKLSQYLIQLVQVLKYEQYLDNQLVRFLLKKALTNQRIGHFFFWHLKSEMHNKTVSQRFGLLLESYCRACGMYLKHLSRQVEAMEKLINLTDILKQEKKDETQKVQMKFLVEQMRRPDFMDALQGFISPLNPAHQLGNLRLEECRIMSSAKRPLWLNWENPDIMSELLFQNNEIIFKNGDDLRQDMLTLQIIRIMENIWQNQGLDLRMLPYGCLSIGDCVGLIEVVRSSHTIMQIQCKGGLKGALQFNSHTLHQWLKDKNKGEMYDAAIDLFTRSCAGYCVATFILGIGDRHNSNIMVKDDGQLFHIDFGHFLDHKKKKFGYKRERVPFVLTQDFLIVISKGAQECTKTREFERFQEMCYKAYLAIRQHANLFINLFSMMLGSGMPELQSFDDIAYIRKTLALDKTEQEALEYFMKQMNDAHHGGWTTKMDWIFHTIKQHALN encoded by the exons ATGCCTCCACGACCATCATCTGGTGAACTATGGGGCATCCACTTGATGCCACCGAGGATCCTTGTTGAGTGTCTTCTCCCAAATGGAATGATAGTGACTCTAGAATGCCTCCGTGAGGCCACCTTACTAACTATTAAACATGAACTCTttaaagaagcaagaaaatatcCCCTCTATCAGCTCCTTCAAGATGAATCTTCTTACATTTTTGTAAGTGTTacacaagaagcagaaagagaagaattttttgATGAAACACGGAGACTTTGTGACCTGCGActatttcagccttttctaaAAGTCATTGAACCAGTAggtaacagagaagaaaagatacTTAATAGAGAAATAG GTTTTGCAATTGGCATGCCTGTCTGTGAATTTGACATGGTTAAGGATCCAGAAGTACAAgacttcagaagaaatattcTCAATGTTTGTAAAGAAGCAGTGGATCTTCGAGATGCTAATGCACCACATAGTAGAGCGTTATATGTCTGTCCTCCAAATGTTGAGTCTTCACCAGAACTACCCAAACACATATACAATAAGCTAGATAAAG GGCAAATTATAGTGGTGATATGGGTAATAGTCTCACCAAACAATGATAAGCAGAAATACACCTTAAAAATCAATCATGACTATGTGCCTGAGCAAGTTATTGCTGAAGCAATTAGGAAGAAAACACGAAGCATGTTGTTGTCATCTGAACAACTGAAACTTTGCGTCTTGGAGTACCAGggcaaatacattttgaaagtgTGTGGCTGTGATGAATACTTGCTAGAAAAATACCCACTGAGCCAGTATAAG TATATAAGAAGCTGTATAATGCTTGGTCGCATGCCCAATCTGATGCTGATGGCTAAGGAAAGCCTGTATACCCAGTTGCCACTGGACACCTTTACAATGCCGTCTTACTCCAGGCGTATCTCTACAGCTACACCCTACATGAATGGAGAAGCTACAGCCAAATCCCTCTGGACTATCAATAGTGCTCTCAGAATAAGAATCCTCTGTGCAACCTATGTAAATGTGAACATTAGAGACATAGACAAG ATCTATGTTAGAACAGGTATCTACCATGGAGGGGAACCTTTGTGTGACAATGTGAATACTCAAAGGGTACCTTGTTCTAATCCCAG GTGGAATGAATGGCTGTTGTATGACATGTACATTCCTGATCTTCCACGTGCTGCTCGGCTCTGCCTTTCCATCTGTTCTGTTAAAGGCCGGAAGGGTGCTAAAGAG GAGCACTGTCCGTTAGCTTGGGGAAATATAAACATGTTTGATTATACAGACACTCTTGTATCTGGGAAAATGGCTTTGAATCTTTGGGCAGTACCTCATGGGCTGGAGGATTTGTTGAATCCTATTGGTGTTACTGGATCAAATCCGAATAAG GAAACTCCATGTTTAGAGCTGGAATTTGATTGGTTTAGCAATCCTGTAAAGTTTCCAGATATGACGGTGATTGAAGACCATGCCAATTGGACTATCTCACGTGAACTGGGGTTTAACTACAGCTACGCGGGGCTG AGTAACAGAATAGCTAGAGATAATGAATTAAGAGAAAGTGACAAGGAGCAGCTGCGAGCCATATGCACGCGAGATCCTTTGTCTGAAATCACTGAGCAAGAGAAGGACTTCCTCTGGAGCCACAg acaCTATTGCGTGAATACTCCGGAAATTCTGCCCAAATTACTTTTGTCTGTTAAATGGAATTCTAGAGATGAAGTGGCCCAG ACTTCTTGTCCACAGATGTACTGTTTGGTAAAAGATTGGCCTCCGATCAAGCCAGAGCAAGCGATGGAGCTTTTGGACTGTAATTATCCAGATCCAATGGTGCGAGCTTTTGCAGTTCGGTGTCTAGAGAAGTACTTGACAGATGACAAACTGTCTCAGTACTTAATCCAGCTAGTACAG GTTCTGAAATATGAACAATATTTAGATAATCAGCTTGTGAGATTTTTACTCAAGAAGGCACTGACCAATCAAAGGATAGGACACTTCTTCTTTTGGCATTTAAA GTCTGAAATGCACAATAAAACTGTAAGTCAGAGGTTTGGTTTACTTCTGGAGTCCTATTGTCGAGCATGTGGAATGTACCTAAAGCATCTGAGCAGGCAGGTGGAGGCTATGGAGAAGTTGATTAACCTCACAGACATTctcaagcaggaaaaaaaagatgagaccCAGAAG GTACAGATGAAGTTTCTTGTTGAACAAATGAGACGGCCAGATTTTATGGATGCTTTACAAGGTTTTATCTCTCCTCTTAATCCTGCGCATCAACTGGGAAATCTTCG GCTTGAGGAGTGCAGGATAATGTCATCTGCAAAAAGACCGCTGTGGTTGAACTGGGAAAACCCAGATATTATGTCTGAATTGTTATTTCAGAACAATGAGataatctttaaaaatggaGATG ACTTGCGTCAGGACATGCTGACACTTCAGATAATTAGAATTATGGAAAACATCTGGCAAAATCAGGGTCTTGATCTAAG GATGTTGCCTTATGGTTGTTTGTCTATTGGTGACTGTGTGGGGCTCATTGAGGTAGTGAGGAGCTCTCATACCATCATGCAGATTCAGTGTAAAGGAGGTTTGAAAGGAGCATTGCAGTTCAACAGCCATACATTGCATCAGTGGCTCAAGGACAAGAACAAAGGAGAAAT GTATGATGCAGCTATTGACTTGTTTACACGTTCTTGTGCCGGCTACTGTGTTGCTACCTTTATTCTGGGCATTGGTGATCGCCACAATAGTAACATCATGGTAAAAGATGATGGACAA CTGTTTCACATTGACTTTGGGCACTTCCTTGATcacaagaagaagaaatttgGTTATAAGAGAGAGCGTGTGCCATTTGTCTTAACACAGGACTTTTTAATAGTGATTAGTAAAGGAGCCCAAGAATGTACTAAAACAAGGGAGTTTGAAAG GTTTCAGGAGATGTGTTATAAGGCTTACCTAGCAATTCGGCAGCATGCCAATCTCTTCATAAATCTTTTCTCCATGATGCTTGGCTCAGGAATGCCAGAACTGCAGTCCTTTGATGATATTGCATACATTAGAAAGACCCTTGCATTGGACAAAACGGAGCAGGAAGCTCTTGAGTATTTCATGAAGCAAATGAATGATGCTCACCATGGTGGCTGGACAACAAAAATGGACTGGATCTTCCACACAATAAAGCAACATGCtttgaactga